A segment of the Bacillus licheniformis DSM 13 = ATCC 14580 genome:
CCATTAAAACTAAGAAAGTCATATTTTCCCTCTTTCATTTTTATTGTGGAAAAACCCCAGTTGGAACAGCTGCATATCCGAGTCCAGTAAAACGTATTCTAACACCATGACCTTCATGTTCGTCTTGAATCATTTGACCAAAACCAACTAGTCCGCCTCCGATTACTCCGGAAATTACGCTTGCTAATTGTGTAGGAGGTACGGGTATAACCCTTGATATTAAAGCAAGACCAGAGGTTGCTCCACCGCCTGCTTTAAATGGTTCTTGTTTCATTACAGTCAAAATAAAGATTATATCCCCACCAGTAGAGATCATGACCAGATCGACCGCAGCCTTTTTTCGCTACTTTCATTTTATGATTGTTTCCATTCTCCAGTGTCAATACACTACCGTCTTTGTCTAAAATTTTCACACTAAAATCGGAGTTAATGACAGCTTCTTTTTGTTTCACTAAATCGTTCAAGTATTTAATCCAGTCTTGAACTTCGTTGGTGACAGAACGTGAAATATCTAGTTTAGTATAAGATGGATCTAAGGTAAGAGTTCCATCTGCGTTTAATTTAAGATAAGCTTCTAATTTCTTTACATCATTCATACTCACCTTTACATTCTTAAATTCTTCGCTGTTCAGTTTTTGATCGGGTGCAGAATTTCCTTTATATGCTCCAGTAGTTTCAGTATGTAGTTTTTCGTTGTCAGTTAGTTCTGACGCTGATACTATATTGAAAATACAGGTGAAACCAATATTAATGTCAGTACCATAACAAATGTCTTAAAACCATTGTGCTTCTTTTCTTTCACGATAATGCCACCCTTCTTATTATAGATCAACCTCATTTTACTTGAAAAACAAGGTAATTTGCGGCATGATGTGTATAACAGTAAAAAAGAACCATCTAAAATCTTGTGCGTAATGAAATTATACTAGGTGTGATTAATTAGAATATGGAGGGCTAATTTAAGAAGGAAAAAAACGATTAAGATGAAGGATGTTATGATGTAACTATGTTGATCTTTGGATTATAGGTCTTACTTTATTTCTCTAAAAACAGCATCCTCAAATTTAATGAAATTGGTGTCTCCTTCCACAATATGAAAAACCTTACGGATATGATTTATGTAATGAATTTTTCCTTCTATGTTAATAGTCTCTCCTGATTCTGCTCTATTTAAAAAGGGCAGCGGTTTAAATA
Coding sequences within it:
- a CDS encoding YolD-like family protein, with amino-acid sequence MMLSEHLSLLRELESNRNKVKRPVLDMVQIEDMDKIICEAMEFNLTVLFSVFKPLPFLNRAESGETINIEGKIHYINHIRKVFHIVEGDTNFIKFEDAVFREIK